The segment GACAGGGAAGGCAAATCCTATACTTTTGATACGATGACTATCTTAAAAGAAATGCATCCTGAATTTGAATTTCATTTCATCATTGGTGCCGATATGGTCGAGTACTTACCAAAATGGTACATGATTGATGAATTGCTTCAACTGGTCCATTTTATAAGCGTTAATAGGCCAAACTATAGCAGTGATACAAGCTATCCCGTACAATTTGTCGAAGTACCGGATATTAACATATCCTCAAAGCTGATAAGAGGCAGGCTTATAAAGGGAGAAACTATATCGTTTCTTGTTAAAGAAGAAGTGGAACGATATATTAAGGAGAAGAGATTATATGAATCGTGAACAAGCGCTTCTCATCGTAAAAAAACAATTGACAGAACAGCGGTATGTTCACACAATTGGTGTCATGGGAACAGCCATTGAACTGGCGAAGCGATATGATGAAGATACGGAAAAAGCGGAATTGGCAGCCATTTTTCATGACTATGCAAAATTTCGTCCGAAAGAAGAAATGAAACAAATCATTATTGATGAAAAAATGGATAAAACATTGTTAGCCTTTCATTCTGAACTTTGGCATGCTCCTGTTGGGGCTTACTTAGTCGAAAAGGAAGCAGGCATAAATGATCAAGCAGTGCTTAATGCCATTAAGTATCATACTTCTGGAAGACCTGGAATG is part of the Niallia taxi genome and harbors:
- the yqeK gene encoding bis(5'-nucleosyl)-tetraphosphatase (symmetrical) YqeK, producing MNREQALLIVKKQLTEQRYVHTIGVMGTAIELAKRYDEDTEKAELAAIFHDYAKFRPKEEMKQIIIDEKMDKTLLAFHSELWHAPVGAYLVEKEAGINDQAVLNAIKYHTSGRPGMSKLEKIIYLADYIEPGRSFPGVDEVRELAMISLDDAFIKSVKNTISFLMSRNQSVFPATFEMYNSFVTKTEVE
- a CDS encoding nicotinate-nucleotide adenylyltransferase; the encoded protein is MRKKIGILGGTFDPPHIGHLIIANEVMHHENLDEIWFMPNQEPPHKIKSGSASNEDRLAMLRLAIKDKEGFHVQTIELDREGKSYTFDTMTILKEMHPEFEFHFIIGADMVEYLPKWYMIDELLQLVHFISVNRPNYSSDTSYPVQFVEVPDINISSKLIRGRLIKGETISFLVKEEVERYIKEKRLYES